A window from Cellvibrio zantedeschiae encodes these proteins:
- the mutY gene encoding A/G-specific adenine glycosylase, translated as MTTQFSQSVLKWFDKHGRKHLPWQQDITPYRVWLSEIMLQQTQVATVIPYFERFTKKFPTVQKLAAAPIDEVLHLWTGLGYYARARNLHRCAKTVVEQYGGEFPGTVEELAELTGIGRSTAGAIVSIAFQKRAAILDGNVKRVLARYRAIDGWPGQTDTLNQLWEIAEEYTPAKRSNHYTQAMMDLGATVCTRSKPKCDQCPLQSGCIAYAQGEQTRYPGKKPKKELPEKSIQLLMFRNPNGEIYLQQRPPQGIWGGLWSFPELAIDADAETHAQDQFGKVAHAEVWNSYRHTFSHYHLDITPVLIQLAKAPRAVASGGHHWYSLHEPEALGLAAPVKKLLEKLSQLDPLR; from the coding sequence ATGACAACTCAATTTTCGCAGTCAGTTTTAAAGTGGTTTGATAAACACGGTCGTAAACATTTGCCCTGGCAGCAAGACATCACGCCATATCGCGTGTGGTTGTCAGAAATTATGTTGCAACAAACGCAAGTGGCGACCGTGATTCCCTATTTTGAACGCTTCACCAAAAAATTCCCCACCGTGCAAAAACTCGCGGCGGCACCTATTGATGAAGTTTTACATTTATGGACCGGTTTAGGCTACTACGCTCGTGCGCGCAATTTGCATCGCTGCGCAAAAACAGTTGTTGAACAATACGGCGGTGAATTTCCCGGCACTGTAGAAGAGCTTGCAGAATTAACTGGTATTGGTCGCTCAACGGCAGGTGCAATTGTTAGCATCGCGTTTCAAAAGCGCGCCGCAATTTTAGACGGCAACGTCAAGCGCGTGCTCGCACGTTACCGCGCAATTGATGGCTGGCCGGGGCAAACCGATACGCTAAATCAGTTATGGGAAATTGCCGAAGAATACACACCCGCAAAACGCAGTAATCATTACACTCAAGCCATGATGGATTTGGGCGCAACTGTGTGCACGCGCAGCAAACCCAAATGCGATCAGTGCCCGCTGCAATCAGGTTGCATCGCCTACGCGCAAGGCGAGCAAACGCGTTACCCTGGCAAAAAACCGAAAAAAGAATTGCCCGAAAAATCTATCCAGCTATTAATGTTCCGCAATCCCAATGGCGAAATTTATTTGCAACAGCGCCCACCGCAAGGCATTTGGGGCGGCCTCTGGAGCTTTCCCGAATTAGCCATAGATGCCGATGCCGAAACCCACGCGCAAGACCAATTCGGCAAAGTGGCGCATGCCGAAGTTTGGAACAGCTATCGCCATACGTTTAGTCACTACCATTTGGATATCACGCCCGTACTTATCCAACTCGCCAAAGCCCCGCGCGCTGTTGCCAGCGGCGGCCATCATTGGTACAGCCTGCATGAGCCAGAAGCCCTGGGCTTGGCCGCACCCGTGAAAAAGCTACTGGAAAAACTCAGCCAGTTAGATCCGTTAAGGTGA
- a CDS encoding oxidative damage protection protein: MARLIFCRKYKQELEGLDLPPYPGAKGQDIFDNVSKKAWQEWMAHQTMLINEKRLNMMDMGTRVYLNEQMLKFLSGDEYDQADGYVPPPKA, encoded by the coding sequence ATGGCTCGACTCATTTTTTGCCGAAAATACAAACAAGAACTGGAAGGGTTGGATTTGCCCCCATACCCCGGCGCCAAAGGGCAGGATATTTTCGACAACGTCTCCAAAAAAGCCTGGCAAGAATGGATGGCGCACCAAACCATGCTCATCAACGAAAAACGCCTGAACATGATGGACATGGGTACCCGCGTATACCTCAACGAGCAAATGCTCAAGTTCCTGTCGGGTGACGAATACGACCAAGCCGATGGCTATGTTCCGCCCCCAAAAGCCTAA